The Crocinitomicaceae bacterium genome includes a region encoding these proteins:
- a CDS encoding DNA-directed RNA polymerase subunit omega, whose amino-acid sequence MNYKTTNAERTTVTRDLENIAEKAGNIYKALNVISKRSNQISAEMREELTKKLAEFASSTDNLEEIFENREQIEISKFYESLPKSVSIAIQEYLEGKIYLRETAEADASADI is encoded by the coding sequence TTGAATTACAAAACAACCAACGCAGAACGCACTACAGTGACAAGAGATTTAGAAAATATCGCCGAAAAAGCAGGCAATATCTATAAAGCTCTGAATGTTATTTCTAAAAGAAGTAATCAAATCAGCGCTGAAATGCGTGAAGAACTTACCAAAAAACTGGCTGAGTTTGCTTCAAGCACTGATAATTTGGAAGAAATTTTTGAAAATCGCGAGCAAATTGAAATTTCAAAATTCTATGAAAGCCTTCCAAAGTCCGTTTCTATTGCCATTCAAGAGTACCTTGAAGGTAAAATTTATTTGAGAGAAACAGCAGAGGCAGACGCTTCGGCTGATATTTAA